The following are encoded in a window of Carassius auratus strain Wakin chromosome 6, ASM336829v1, whole genome shotgun sequence genomic DNA:
- the rasal3 gene encoding RAS protein activator like-3 isoform X1 produces MGTNKDPSAEQSAPQIEEDMDLSPEQNSPVDQDPQQPEDGKLLNTYKWHTGAKPETAAQGTIERLEKGASNKWNKMQNWRKALSEDAGEKCSTAPRGSESPSKPDKPVTSRKNPFRRALSEPPGSLLSSVLSSSSASGSSSTQASGSTVQDTTQRGKIRKYLQTVSQKFKRQRLQSAAIAEHEKCDPETLVQEPVRFSWAPQQDVPVWDISNCFLQDGQILIPREEEPLMRVRNRASSCLSSLSLQNISGSNTELNPDPVVPQSGTKIKGQDGGVKNLIKRRLQGDDKRKSSTQLNTAGLSVAARFGSRESLSIPVSAAKSLDLSTDQTTVIRPVHSSILGEKYCFQVINSENNHCFGCSSAAERDRWIEDLRRAAHPNKDNCERTEYSLSLWVNEAKDLPPKKRYYCEVHLDGTLFARTSSRAVGKSVQRSSQAVDGGSGAAGTGHGGGGSGGCQLFWGEFFELDNLPPVSQITLHLFRDEDPKKKRHSKDDSTLHPFGSVALNLAEIKGRAYQEKWYPIVPYKPPGTSSAKDQVGPQASLRVKSKFKILKILPIERYKEFAEYITVNYVDMCSSLEPLLNVREKEELAGALVHVLQSIGKAKEFLIDLGSAEVQRLGENEALIFRENTLATKAIDEYMKLVGQKYLIDTLGDFIARLYNGGENCEVDPQKCSASDLPINQRHLKETCADVVKRITDMQDSFPAELNEIFSSWVSDCEDRGQTDIGHRLISSSLFLRFLCPAILSPSLFGLTQSYPEPNTLRTLTLTAKVIQNLANFTLFGEKEEYMFFMNEFLEQHWEPMRGFLQKVSDPDSEIAMARFDGYVDLPLRLAVLHNLLVDIISVMKQDQIDNLHPLPSILNQITEFLGQEAQRIPVSSIHGTPKPTYLPPKDLPKYSPLQNSMQQLPTDSKFNQGKERQRKQVQRAFSVPNRPSRHQRQPVKRQASKEELPTQCQDYNQEKDPCLEISSPSNAIKPKPSAAKVHWIKQNNSNEPYQKIGQEQEETSILDRHAQELGELRLGVEQVTERELEMAKRLEDFIVMTQDQNTQLQAEVQELRNLLAIREEQLASATFRLGVIEEEREEDERKLNVAVAAVERMNVLEEQFAGLLKDVHQLYAVNADGMRKTYINT; encoded by the exons ATGGGTACAAACAAAGATCCGAGTGCTGAGCAATCAGCACCACAGATTGAGGAAGACATGGATCTGTCTCCTGAGCAGAACAGTCCGGTTGACCAAGACCCACAGCAACCAGAGGATGGCAAGCTACTCAACACATACAAGTGGCACACAGGGGCCAAGCCTGAGACGGCGGCACAGGGGACTATTGAGAGGCTTGAGAAAGGGGCTTCAAACAAATGGAATAAAATGCAGAATTGGCGCAAAGCTCTGAGTGAAGATGCGGGTGAAAAATGCTCGACTGCACCTCGAGGGAGCGAAAGCCCATCCAAACCGGACAAGCCAGTAACTTCAAGAAAAAACCCTTTCCGCAGAGCTCTTTCAGAGCCACCAGGGTCCCTTCTATCTTCGGTCCTGTCCTCCTCTTCTGCATCTGGGTCCTCCAGCACACAGGCATCTGGGTCCACTGTCCAGGACACAACGCAGAGGGGTAAAATAAGGAAGTACCTGCAAACGGTTTCACAGAAATTCAAGAGACAACGTCTGCAGAGTGCTGCCATTGCAGAGCATG aaaagtgtGATCCTGAGACCCTGGTCCAAGAGCCTGTTCGCTTCTCCTGGGCCCCTCAACAAGACGTTCCTGtttgggacattagtaactgctTTCTTCAAGATGGACAGATCCTTATCCCACGTGAGGAGGAG CCTTTGATGAGGGTACGGAACCGGGCCAGCAGTTGTCTCTCCAGCCTCAGTCTCCAGAACATCAGTGGAAGTAACACTG AGCTAAATCCAGATCCTGTGGTCCCCCAGAGTGGTACCAAAATAAAAGGGCAAGATGGTGGTGTCAAA AATTTAATCAAGCGACGCTTGCAGGGTGATGATAAACGAAAAAGCAGCACACAGCTCAATACTGCAGGACTAAGTGTTGCTGCAAG GTTTGGTTCAAGAGAATCTTTATCCATTCCAGTCAGTGCGGCCAAAAGCCTGGATCTTAGCACAGACCAGACTACTGTCATCAGGCCAGTCCACAGCTCAATTCTAGGGGAGAAGTACTGTTTTCAG GTCATCAACTCAGAGAATAACCACTGCTTTGGCTGCAGTTCAGCTGCAGAAAGAGACCGCTGGATTGAAGACTTGCGTCGTGCCGCTCATCCAAATAAG GACAACTGTGAGCGCACTGAGTACTCACTGAGCCTTTGGGTTAATGAAGCAAAAGACCTTCCCCCAAAGAAGCGATATTATTGTGAGGTCCACCTTGATGGTACCTTGTTTGCTCGTACCAGTAGCCGGGCCGTGGGGAAGTCCGTCCAACGCTCCAGCCAAGCAGTTGATGGAGGATCTGGAGCAGCTGGCACAGGCCATGGTGGTGGTGGTTCAGGAGGTTGCCAGCTATTCTGGGGTGAATTTTTTGAACTTGACAATTTGCCCCCTGTCAGCCAGATCACCCTGCACCTCTTTAGAGACGAAGACCCTAAAAAGAAGCGCCACTCCAAGGATGACTCTACTCTGCATCCTTTTGGAAGTGTGGCTCTGAATCTGGCAGAAATAAAAGGACGGGCCTATCAGGAGAAGTGGTATCCCATCGTTCCCTACAAGCCCCCAGGGACAAGTTCAGCAAAGGACCAAGTTGGTCCACAAGCTTCACTTCGAGTCAAGTCCAAATTCAAGATCCTGAAAATTCTGCCTATTGAGAGGTACAAGGAATTTGCAGAGTATATCACAGTGAATTATGTGGACATGTGCAGCAGCCTGGAACCCCTTCTCAATGTACGAGAGAAAGAAGAACTTGCAGGAGCACTTGTTCATGTTCTCCAGAGCATTGGGAAAGCTAAG GAGTTCTTGATTGATCTGGGTAGTGCAGAAGTTCAGCGCTTGGGAGAAAATGAGGCTTTGATTTTCAGAGAGAATACACTGGCCACAAAGGCTATTGACGAATATATGAAATTGGTGGGCCAGAAGTATCTCATTGACACACTTG GTGACTTCATAGCCAGACTGTATAATGGAGGAGAGAACTGTGAAGTAGACCCGCAGAAATGCTCTGCCTCTGATCTACCAATCAACCAGAGACATCTGAAGGAGACATGTGCAGATGTTGTAAAGAGAATAACTGACATGCAAGA CTCATTCCCTGCGGAGCTGAATGAGATTTTTTCCAGCTGGGTATCAGATTGTGAGGACAGGGGTCAAACAGACATCGGACACCGTCTCATATCATCATCTCTGTTTCTTCGATTCCTATGCCCAGCGATCCTCAGTCCATCACTCTTTGGACTTACCCAATCCTATCCAGAGCCAAACACCCTTCGTACTCTCACTCTGACAGCCAAGGTCATTCAAAACCTTGCAAACTTCACCTT GTTTGGCGAAAAAGAAGAGTACATGTTTTTTATGAATGAGTTTCTAGAACAACACTGGGAGCCTATGAGAGGATTCTTACAGAAAGTATCTGATCCAGACAGTGAAATTGCCATGGCTCGATTTGATGGCTATGTAGACCTGCCCCTTCGTCTAGCAGTCCTTCACAATCTCCTGGTCGATATTATCTCTGTAATGAAACAG GACCAAATAGACAACCTACATCCCTTGCCTTCAATCCTAAACCAGATCACAGAGTTCCTTGGCCAGGAAGCTCAACGCATCCCTGTTAGCAG CATTCATGGAACACCAAAGCCTACATATTTACCTCCAAAGGATCTCCCCAAGTACAGTCCATTACAAAACTCCATGCAGCAGCTTCCCACAGACTCAAAATTCAACCAAGGCAAAGAACGTCAGCGGAAGCAGGTGCAGCGGGCTTTTAGTGTCCCCAACAGACCATCACGGCATCAACGGCAACCAGTAAAGAGGCAGGCAAGCAAAGAAGAGCTACCAACGCAGTGCCAGGACTACAATCAAGAAAAGGATCCCTGTTTGGAAATTTCATCACCTAGTAAT GCCATTAAACCCAAACCCTCAGCAGCAAAAGTACACTGGATCAAACAAAACAACAGCAACGAGCCCTATCAAAAAATAGGGCAAGAGCAAGAGGAGACAAGCATATTAGACAGG CATGCGCAAGAGTTGGGAGAGCTGCGTTTGGGCGTGGAGCAAGTTACCGAGCGTGAGCTGGAGATGGCCAAGCGGTTAGAAGACTTCATAGTAATGACCCAAGATCAGAATACACAGCTACAGGCAGAGGTTCAGGAACTTCGGAATCTGTTAGCCATCCGTGAAGAACAGCTAGCAAGCGCAACTTTCAG ACTGGGCGTCATcgaagaagagagagaggaagacgaAAGAAAGCTTAATGTTGCTGTAGCTGCAGTAGAACGCATGAATGTTTTG GAGGAGCAGTTTGCTGGATTGTTGAAAGATGTGCACCAACTCTATGCAGTTAATGCTGATGGCATGAGAAAGACTTACATCAATACCTGA
- the rasal3 gene encoding disabled homolog 2-interacting protein isoform X2 translates to MGFRRWIVCGGALELNPDPVVPQSGTKIKGQDGGVKNLIKRRLQGDDKRKSSTQLNTAGLSVAARFGSRESLSIPVSAAKSLDLSTDQTTVIRPVHSSILGEKYCFQVINSENNHCFGCSSAAERDRWIEDLRRAAHPNKDNCERTEYSLSLWVNEAKDLPPKKRYYCEVHLDGTLFARTSSRAVGKSVQRSSQAVDGGSGAAGTGHGGGGSGGCQLFWGEFFELDNLPPVSQITLHLFRDEDPKKKRHSKDDSTLHPFGSVALNLAEIKGRAYQEKWYPIVPYKPPGTSSAKDQVGPQASLRVKSKFKILKILPIERYKEFAEYITVNYVDMCSSLEPLLNVREKEELAGALVHVLQSIGKAKEFLIDLGSAEVQRLGENEALIFRENTLATKAIDEYMKLVGQKYLIDTLGDFIARLYNGGENCEVDPQKCSASDLPINQRHLKETCADVVKRITDMQDSFPAELNEIFSSWVSDCEDRGQTDIGHRLISSSLFLRFLCPAILSPSLFGLTQSYPEPNTLRTLTLTAKVIQNLANFTLFGEKEEYMFFMNEFLEQHWEPMRGFLQKVSDPDSEIAMARFDGYVDLPLRLAVLHNLLVDIISVMKQDQIDNLHPLPSILNQITEFLGQEAQRIPVSSIHGTPKPTYLPPKDLPKYSPLQNSMQQLPTDSKFNQGKERQRKQVQRAFSVPNRPSRHQRQPVKRQASKEELPTQCQDYNQEKDPCLEISSPSNAIKPKPSAAKVHWIKQNNSNEPYQKIGQEQEETSILDRHAQELGELRLGVEQVTERELEMAKRLEDFIVMTQDQNTQLQAEVQELRNLLAIREEQLASATFRLGVIEEEREEDERKLNVAVAAVERMNVLEEQFAGLLKDVHQLYAVNADGMRKTYINT, encoded by the exons ATGGGTTTCAGGCGTTGGATTGTATGTGGAGGGGCACTAG AGCTAAATCCAGATCCTGTGGTCCCCCAGAGTGGTACCAAAATAAAAGGGCAAGATGGTGGTGTCAAA AATTTAATCAAGCGACGCTTGCAGGGTGATGATAAACGAAAAAGCAGCACACAGCTCAATACTGCAGGACTAAGTGTTGCTGCAAG GTTTGGTTCAAGAGAATCTTTATCCATTCCAGTCAGTGCGGCCAAAAGCCTGGATCTTAGCACAGACCAGACTACTGTCATCAGGCCAGTCCACAGCTCAATTCTAGGGGAGAAGTACTGTTTTCAG GTCATCAACTCAGAGAATAACCACTGCTTTGGCTGCAGTTCAGCTGCAGAAAGAGACCGCTGGATTGAAGACTTGCGTCGTGCCGCTCATCCAAATAAG GACAACTGTGAGCGCACTGAGTACTCACTGAGCCTTTGGGTTAATGAAGCAAAAGACCTTCCCCCAAAGAAGCGATATTATTGTGAGGTCCACCTTGATGGTACCTTGTTTGCTCGTACCAGTAGCCGGGCCGTGGGGAAGTCCGTCCAACGCTCCAGCCAAGCAGTTGATGGAGGATCTGGAGCAGCTGGCACAGGCCATGGTGGTGGTGGTTCAGGAGGTTGCCAGCTATTCTGGGGTGAATTTTTTGAACTTGACAATTTGCCCCCTGTCAGCCAGATCACCCTGCACCTCTTTAGAGACGAAGACCCTAAAAAGAAGCGCCACTCCAAGGATGACTCTACTCTGCATCCTTTTGGAAGTGTGGCTCTGAATCTGGCAGAAATAAAAGGACGGGCCTATCAGGAGAAGTGGTATCCCATCGTTCCCTACAAGCCCCCAGGGACAAGTTCAGCAAAGGACCAAGTTGGTCCACAAGCTTCACTTCGAGTCAAGTCCAAATTCAAGATCCTGAAAATTCTGCCTATTGAGAGGTACAAGGAATTTGCAGAGTATATCACAGTGAATTATGTGGACATGTGCAGCAGCCTGGAACCCCTTCTCAATGTACGAGAGAAAGAAGAACTTGCAGGAGCACTTGTTCATGTTCTCCAGAGCATTGGGAAAGCTAAG GAGTTCTTGATTGATCTGGGTAGTGCAGAAGTTCAGCGCTTGGGAGAAAATGAGGCTTTGATTTTCAGAGAGAATACACTGGCCACAAAGGCTATTGACGAATATATGAAATTGGTGGGCCAGAAGTATCTCATTGACACACTTG GTGACTTCATAGCCAGACTGTATAATGGAGGAGAGAACTGTGAAGTAGACCCGCAGAAATGCTCTGCCTCTGATCTACCAATCAACCAGAGACATCTGAAGGAGACATGTGCAGATGTTGTAAAGAGAATAACTGACATGCAAGA CTCATTCCCTGCGGAGCTGAATGAGATTTTTTCCAGCTGGGTATCAGATTGTGAGGACAGGGGTCAAACAGACATCGGACACCGTCTCATATCATCATCTCTGTTTCTTCGATTCCTATGCCCAGCGATCCTCAGTCCATCACTCTTTGGACTTACCCAATCCTATCCAGAGCCAAACACCCTTCGTACTCTCACTCTGACAGCCAAGGTCATTCAAAACCTTGCAAACTTCACCTT GTTTGGCGAAAAAGAAGAGTACATGTTTTTTATGAATGAGTTTCTAGAACAACACTGGGAGCCTATGAGAGGATTCTTACAGAAAGTATCTGATCCAGACAGTGAAATTGCCATGGCTCGATTTGATGGCTATGTAGACCTGCCCCTTCGTCTAGCAGTCCTTCACAATCTCCTGGTCGATATTATCTCTGTAATGAAACAG GACCAAATAGACAACCTACATCCCTTGCCTTCAATCCTAAACCAGATCACAGAGTTCCTTGGCCAGGAAGCTCAACGCATCCCTGTTAGCAG CATTCATGGAACACCAAAGCCTACATATTTACCTCCAAAGGATCTCCCCAAGTACAGTCCATTACAAAACTCCATGCAGCAGCTTCCCACAGACTCAAAATTCAACCAAGGCAAAGAACGTCAGCGGAAGCAGGTGCAGCGGGCTTTTAGTGTCCCCAACAGACCATCACGGCATCAACGGCAACCAGTAAAGAGGCAGGCAAGCAAAGAAGAGCTACCAACGCAGTGCCAGGACTACAATCAAGAAAAGGATCCCTGTTTGGAAATTTCATCACCTAGTAAT GCCATTAAACCCAAACCCTCAGCAGCAAAAGTACACTGGATCAAACAAAACAACAGCAACGAGCCCTATCAAAAAATAGGGCAAGAGCAAGAGGAGACAAGCATATTAGACAGG CATGCGCAAGAGTTGGGAGAGCTGCGTTTGGGCGTGGAGCAAGTTACCGAGCGTGAGCTGGAGATGGCCAAGCGGTTAGAAGACTTCATAGTAATGACCCAAGATCAGAATACACAGCTACAGGCAGAGGTTCAGGAACTTCGGAATCTGTTAGCCATCCGTGAAGAACAGCTAGCAAGCGCAACTTTCAG ACTGGGCGTCATcgaagaagagagagaggaagacgaAAGAAAGCTTAATGTTGCTGTAGCTGCAGTAGAACGCATGAATGTTTTG GAGGAGCAGTTTGCTGGATTGTTGAAAGATGTGCACCAACTCTATGCAGTTAATGCTGATGGCATGAGAAAGACTTACATCAATACCTGA